The Sardina pilchardus chromosome 5, fSarPil1.1, whole genome shotgun sequence DNA window ACACACTTCCTGCTCGCCCACCTCTACGTGTGAAAATGAACACACTATGAAAAGCCCTTTCAAAAGCTGAGGCCCGTGCTCAGATCAGCTTACACTTTGACACGAAACAGACATTTGACATCAGTGTTCTTGAGTGGGATGTGGCAAGTGTGCGGTTGTGACAACAAATAGtcaaagacacaacacaaaaagacactAAACAGACTTGGTAAACAATAGATGCTGATGCACTATTGCGTTGAAATGTATTTTCATGCAGACATTCGAAAaggaagcaaaaacaaaaatcaatttaaaaaaaaaatcatacacagacacatccacagGAGATCCATGGCCCGATGTGAATGACTGGGAAGCAGGGTTTTAAATTTGACACAGAAATTCTATTGGAAAAAGGTAAACAATCAAACTTGTCCGACAAAATAATaccaataaaataaaacaaaacagttttTGTCCTCTTAGTGAAACACATATCCATCACATAGACCTTGATGTGGATAAGCTGTGATACTCGGGTGTTGTTTAAggcaaatgcaataatgtacAGCTCATCAAAACGTGAGTTCTCTCCTGAACACCTCAACTCCAATACCCTGAAGGATGGCCGACACAAACACAGTGGCCATCTCAAGCCTGTCGCTCTCTGGCGGACGCTCAAGTGCGCTCACGACTAGTTCAGATGAACACTTTGGTTCCTAACCTTCAAATCATGTTCAAGTTTAGAGGTCCAGCGGTGGCCTGGACTAAATGTACGATATGTAGCAATGATCAGAGACAAGGTGACCATCAGCAGCGTATGGGTGAAcagtggccagagagagagggagggagagagggaaagagagagagagagagagagagaccgagagagacagaatgagggaCTCAGACATGGTACTTAACCTCTACATGATGCAACAACCCTCTCAATCTGACTGGCATTCCTGAAATACTACAGGcctctctttttaaaaacagGCTACGGATCTGTGacttatgtttatatttacaaACAGGATGACGGGTAATAAAAAAAGCATGAAAACACTGTAGGAGTACAGTTTCACTTTGAGTGGGGTGGCTGGGGGTGGATAGACCAGGTGAACTTTGTGGGGGAataaggcaaaaaaaaagaaaaaaagatgggcAAACAGCAACGTTTTTCAGGAGAACTCTGAGGACATGTAGTATTCAAAGAGAATGAAGAGAAATGACAACTGACCGCTCTCTCCATTAACTGGCGAACCACTGCCGCAACAGCGGGTAGCAGGGTTCATTAAGAAAGTGCTGAAAATGTACAGTGTCACTTTTGCTTGTGTGTCCCTTAGGCGGGTCTGTTTGTTTGAACATACTCGAACAGTGTGCAAGCTCACTTTAAAACACTTCGCTGTGAATCTAACGTTCACATCCCAATTCATCCGCTATCATTTCCGAATCTATATTTTGCTTCAAAATAAATGGAAATGTCTTTTGTACAGTACTTATGCTTTTGCACGCTCGGAGAAGCTGTAGAACCATGTTTCCACAGcacgagaggaaaaaaaaaaaacatttttttttttttacatttatataCCTATATACATCAACACAACTAAAGGCTATACGCATGAGATTCATTATTCTCAAGCCCTTGACAATGCAGACCATAAAACGTGTACGAGCACTTTTTCTATATACAAGGCAGGCACTACTTTTTTTCTACATGTGTACAGGCATACTTAGTATGTTGCATTTAGAGTGTTAAGTCATTTTGAAGTTAACATGCAGCTGGAAATGTTGAACACCACAGATTATCCTGATGTCCCAAACTCAGAGGATTCTGTCCATATTGCATATACTATTAAGTAGCCTATCTGCTTCTGTGCTTCGTTTTGGTGGCCATCAACTGTACAGTGACTGTAACTGCGTCAAGATGAACTAAAATATTACAACCATATTGATCAGTTGAAGATTACACAATTGTTACTTCAATGGAGCTAACGTCCAAGAAATTTGTTCAGGtgtatgtcaatgtaaaaaaaaacactttaaaaacCTAGGTCTGACTCATCATGGGAAGAGATACGAAGAAAAAAAGGCATTGGTGTTTGATTTGAACATAATTGCACAATGGAAAAGAATCCAACAACGATTCCGAAgatacttttcttttttaaaaggcTGGTTGTTGTCATTTCTAAGGCAACGCAACCTTAGAACTTTTGCCATTTCTAATCATGGAGAGCTACGGTGCTGAGAgtaaacaaatcaataaaaacacactaaaatgaaTAAAGACAAGAAGCAACCAGCAGCTCAGCCCTTCCACcggaagacaaaaaagaaaagaaaaaagtaaaCTAGAAGAAACATCTCTTGAAACAACTCCTCTCAATCTTTTCAGTCCAAACCATAACATGGCACACAGAGAaggagccagggagagagaaggggagagggagagagagagaagagagaagagagaacgggagggagagagagagaaagaagagagaagagagagagggagagagagagagaaagaagagagaagagagagagagaagaaaggttGCTGAGGGTTACTCCTCTAGCGCCCCCGTGAGGGTGTCTGCGCAGCTGCTGTCCGTGTCTGAGGCGAGCGTCTGCTCCGTGGACATGGACGAGATGTCATTGATGGAGGACGACTGGGACGCCGTGGCGCTGCTGTTCACCatgccatctagtggacaaGGAGGAGAATTGCACCGTCAGCTTACAGCACCACCCAACACTACCACACAAACCTCCAGCTCACTAGAGAGAAGATCTGTGAGACATCCAGGATGTGAAGTCATTAACTATGCAGTCACAATGTCAAAGCAAACTGCAGTGAAAGTTCCAGGAATGCTATTAGGCTAATGTAATTAGACAAATGCAATTAGCCACTGACAAACACAATTAGCAGAGCaggcattttatttatttttgcatgtcCATCTTGGTTACTCACCAGAGCCTTCCTCCTTCAGCACGCCATTCTTGTTCCTCTCTTCCCAGTCCATGACTTCTTTGTAGATCAACTCTGCAGAAAGACAGCGTTCCGGCATTACAACAATACAAATGACAGACAAAACATTGCTGAAATGAAAAGTGACAGCAAGCAGCAGTCGCTAAATGCATGCATATCAATAAATCGTacaatgtgtgcatgtattgtaTACTATTACGCTAATGGTACAAGTAAGTGGAAGAAGTGAAATTTCTTTACCTTTCCATTGTTCAATGGtgtgctccctctcctccagctgcttgtCGGAAATCTGAGGGGGCGGCTAAACACAATCAAATACAACACAATCAGAAGCGCTTACCTAGGtcttctctgtgctgtgctatgtgcTCTGTGAATTAACTATTCTGTGCCTGTTCAAGGACCTTTAATGACTTTCCTACGATCGTTCACAACTTACAAGTATGCTAAAAAACAAATTGTAAACACTAATCTGCAGGTTAGGTCTAATTGTTGAATGAGAATGAAATGTTTtccatttaatttaatttctatTAGGATATTCAAGTTAAAACTGTATCAGTCTTCAGGGATTTTACAATACAAAGACTTTTCCAGGATTCACATGACTGTGGGAACCCTATTTGTATTGAACAACCCATTCCTAACACTATTGTACCCTATTGTAAAAATTTAAAACAAGCATGACTACCCACCGCATCAGCCTCAGCTGGGTCGTACCACACATGGATGTAGGGGTGGTTCAGGGCCTCCTGCACCGAGATGCGGCACTCTGGGTCGATCACCAGCATCTTGGACAGCAGGTCCCGGGCTTGGCTGGCTGCAGCAGGAAGAACACAGAGGAGAGCCATCACCAAAATGGCCGCCGGCTCATCCAAAACACTATAGGAGCGCTGCTGCCACAGACCGCTCAGAGATAAACACAGAAGCATCACAATGCAAGAGAGCCTACTTTTGAGTTTGTCGTGCTCCGTTTCAGAGGGGAAGGCCCAGTCAGGGAAGAGCTCGCTGAAGCTGAGGCCGGGATACTGAGGCTTGTTCATGACGTAGTTCCTCACGGTCTCCATCAGCCGGTTCATGAACTCCAGGGAGGGGGTGCCTAAAATCTCTATGACTTTGTTCCACTGGTCGATATCTAGAGCAGGTGTAGTTAAAGAAAGGGACTAGAATAGACATGGTGATGGAATAACATTCTGAGGGATATTACCTTTTCTTAATACCTGACCCGTTTCGAATTCTATGAATTGATAAGCTTGTtctgaatgcatatgtgtgtatacatttcatacacattAAATATGTTTATATACTTATTTTATGACTATCactttgattttgatttttacatacacatatttcattgcttttattatttgtatatatttttttatttcatgttttgaGTGTTGTGGTTAAGCACCTTGTATTGCCGTTTGTATGAAAGGTGTTATATAAACAAAACCGAACTGAACcactgatttttttccccctttcctctTAGATTTGGATTTGCACTTATCAGCCATGTCACTAAAGTTTCCACCCACCACTGAATAATAGACTGGGAGGTCAGCTGGACAACACAGGGGAAGAGGCTTTTTCTGCTCACTTGATATGGGAAAGGAAGCATTTCCTGACACCTCCGGCCTTCTGGGAGGAAGTTCCACATGCGCTTGAATCACAAATATACCCACGAATGCACCAGAAGAGAACAGTGCAGAAATAATTGGACAGAAAGTGCGTTTCCAGAAAGATCTGGCCTGAAAAGGATACGGTCTGTGCCCTGGAAGATGACACTGCCTTTCACCATCTCCCCCATGATGCATCCTACTGACCAGATATCCACTGCAAAGACAGCACAGACAGTTCAGCATTTTAGAACACACCAAGTGAGTACAAATCTGCATCTACAGTCTTCACACTTACAGTGTACAGTGTGCTTGTGCAAAGCCTTATGTGTCACAGACAGAAATGTGGCTATTGTATCAATTTAAGACAAAAGTACAAATGAATTAGTCTTTCATTGTCTTTAACGGTGTAGAGAACATCAGTCTAGCAAAACAACTCTTTAGTGCCTGCAAAAGGGAATGCAACAAAACCTAAAAAGACTAACCCTGTACAGGCATATCCTTACAGCAATATTAGCTAGCAGGCCACCCTCTCCACTGAAAAATCTATACAGGCAAAGAGCACTTTATTACTGGGGATGTCAATCTAATGAAAAGGGTGTGTACCTCTAGTGAATCTCAGCACTAGATCAACATTTGACATGTGATACCATTACCACCAGTATTCATCAATTCCCATAAGCACACTGTCAGCAACTGCCAAAGCAAATTAGAGGAGAGGACATGACCAATGTGCTTTGGGTATGAGAGTGGAGGACAAGGCTGCAATAACATATGGAGTGCTGGTCTGGGGGTGATGGAGGACAGGTGGGTGGCGTACCATTCTCTTTGTACTTCATGCCCAGGATGACCTCTGGGGCTCGGTAGTATCTGGTCACCACATAAGGGGTCATCATGAAGTTGGTGCAGGCGGTCCTGGCAAGCCCGAAGTCTAAAATCTTTAATGTGCAGTCAGACTTCACCACGATGTTGCTGGGCTTCAGGTCCTGTGGACAAAAGGGAGAAATAGTTGATGCTGCAAATCATTATCATGAAGATCTGTATGAACATTAACATGGATTATACAACTCTATTAGGCAACGTTGGCCGACTGCAACAAAGAAACTCctttcttgtagatatgatttgacCTAATtgataactacagtatatctggaaaaacaacccagtgttctagtctgtgtagtaatATGTTGTGATCAACAGTGACAAAGGCTGCATTAATTAAGGTCCAATAAAACCAGGACTGATATTTTGCCTGCATCTGTATTGTGGCGTTTGTCATTTAAAACCTTAAcaagagctgtttcagtgctgtgactTGCTCAAAAACCTGACTGAAAGTATTGAAAATACGGATTTGATGTTAGGAAGGtggttatttattcatttactattattattttgccattttgccaataaaaggtGGATTGGGTATGGGTCTGTAATGGGCCTGATTAGTGTGGTGGCATCCAGGCTATTCTTCTTGAGAGGGGGCTTTTCAGGGTCTTGTGCCAGAAAGCAATGATACAATTACAAAGTGAAGCAAGTCTGCTGCTATGAGGTGAAAACAGATTTTAAAAACTAGTGTACAGTGTCTAAGCCACACATGGAAGAGTTGACGTTCTGTACAGTTTTTTCCAAGAGTTTCATAGTCTATCAAACTAAACTGTGATATTAGGTTAAGTTTCCCTTCCCTTGAAGCTGGAAGTCCCAGATGTTGAGTTAGTAATTGAGAAGATATGTTCATTCTGATTTGAACAATTTTGCCTTTGAAAAAGATGCaaactcattgcatttattagtAGGGAGAAGTTCAGGGGTTAACCATGAGGGGGGTTTGTTCACTTCTCTGCCGTTGAAGATGGCACGCAAGAGTTATTTATTAGACAGGCTTTAGTTAAGACtaagagagagatcagagagatCTGTTACAGTGGTTTACTCATTGCCAACCATCTCATAGTcaccatgcaaacacacacaaacagcctctCCTATGTCCCAAACATTGACAGCAGGATCCCTTAGCTCAACCCATCTTTCTATCAATACGAAACGAGGCTGACCCTGTGGATGATGCCCGCAGAGTGTAGATGTCGAATGCCACAGAGGATCTGGTAGAGCAGGTAGGACATCCTCTCGTGGTCCAGGTCCATGTGGATCACCTGACACAGGCTCgcatccatcagctccatcacaaGGTACCTATCAGGCACAGAGCATCAGAGAGCAATTCTCCTTTGGTCTTGACTCCAGATGTTTGATGACTCTCCAAGTTCATGCATTTTTTAAAAGGTCTTATCCCCATTTTGAATGAATCGCACTAGAAAATGACACTTCTACAATTAATGTGTCTGCAAGCACACAAGCGCTGGACTTACAAGTCTTGAAACTCCTCCAGGGATTTTTGCGGCGTGAAGACATTCAGCAAACGTATGAtctgcagagaggagaaaacacGACAAGACAAGACGGGAGAGGCACGACCGTTAGTGGCTGTGGAGTGTTGGCATGATTGGCActaacagcaacacacacacacacgcttgcacaacTTGGCAGAAGGCGGCATTTGCACCGAGTGACAGCCAGCCAGGAAGGAGAGTGACGCAcatttttgtggttgacacacttgAGGAGCACCAGTTCCCTGTAGGCGCGCTTGGCGTGAGTCTGGTTTTGGAAAGGGCGGCTGAGCTTCTTCACCGCAACAGGGATCCCAAGGACAGTGTCCAGAGCCGAGCTGAGAGGGAACAGGGCAGACATGatcaacatacacacgcacacacacacacacacacacacacacacacacacacacatacccat harbors:
- the mapk9 gene encoding mitogen-activated protein kinase 9 isoform X2 produces the protein MTEGEGHFYSIQVGDSTFTVLRRYQQLRAIGSGAQGIVCSALDTVLGIPVAVKKLSRPFQNQTHAKRAYRELVLLKCVNHKNIIRLLNVFTPQKSLEEFQDLYLVMELMDASLCQVIHMDLDHERMSYLLYQILCGIRHLHSAGIIHRDLKPSNIVVKSDCTLKILDFGLARTACTNFMMTPYVVTRYYRAPEVILGMKYKENVDIWSVGCIMGEMVKGSVIFQGTDHIDQWNKVIEILGTPSLEFMNRLMETVRNYVMNKPQYPGLSFSELFPDWAFPSETEHDKLKTSQARDLLSKMLVIDPECRISVQEALNHPYIHVWYDPAEADAISDKQLEEREHTIEQWKELIYKEVMDWEERNKNGVLKEEGSDGMVNSSATASQSSSINDISSMSTEQTLASDTDSSCADTLTGALEE
- the mapk9 gene encoding mitogen-activated protein kinase 9 isoform X1; the protein is MTEGEGHFYSIQVGDSTFTVLRRYQQLRAIGSGAQGIVCSALDTVLGIPVAVKKLSRPFQNQTHAKRAYRELVLLKCVNHKNIIRLLNVFTPQKSLEEFQDLYLVMELMDASLCQVIHMDLDHERMSYLLYQILCGIRHLHSAGIIHRDLKPSNIVVKSDCTLKILDFGLARTACTNFMMTPYVVTRYYRAPEVILGMKYKENVDIWSVGCIMGEMVKGSVIFQGTDHIDQWNKVIEILGTPSLEFMNRLMETVRNYVMNKPQYPGLSFSELFPDWAFPSETEHDKLKTSQARDLLSKMLVIDPECRISVQEALNHPYIHVWYDPAEADAPPPQISDKQLEEREHTIEQWKELIYKEVMDWEERNKNGVLKEEGSDGMVNSSATASQSSSINDISSMSTEQTLASDTDSSCADTLTGALEE